In Parcubacteria group bacterium, a genomic segment contains:
- the rpsF gene encoding 30S ribosomal protein S6, producing MQPYELCALFAGSNGPDQIQERKKQVDGLLVEIKAEVKHTHAMGRKKLAYAIAGEAHGEYAVWLFEAEPQAVQTLSGKLRLAGFVLRSVVTKLENVSIEERIKNLQDAKAGKSIAREETEDVREERHPRPTAAPRAAISGSEYKSEHKKEEKKVSLEELDEKLDEILDSDKL from the coding sequence ATGCAACCCTATGAATTATGCGCGCTCTTCGCAGGGTCTAACGGCCCGGACCAGATCCAGGAGCGCAAAAAACAAGTAGACGGCCTGCTCGTAGAAATTAAAGCAGAAGTAAAGCATACCCATGCCATGGGCAGAAAAAAGCTTGCCTATGCCATTGCGGGCGAGGCCCACGGCGAGTACGCAGTATGGCTCTTTGAGGCGGAACCCCAAGCCGTGCAAACGCTCTCCGGAAAGCTGCGCCTGGCCGGATTTGTGCTGCGCAGCGTAGTTACCAAGCTTGAGAACGTAAGTATTGAGGAGCGCATCAAGAACCTGCAGGACGCCAAAGCGGGCAAGTCAATCGCGCGCGAGGAAACAGAGGATGTGCGCGAGGAGAGGCATCCCCGCCCGACCGCGGCGCCGCGCGCCGCCATTTCGGGAAGCGAGTACAAGAGCGAGCACAAAAAAGAAGAGAAAAAGGTAAGCCTGGAAGAACTGGATGAGAAGCTTGATGAAATTCTGGATAGTGATAAACTGTAA
- the ychF gene encoding redox-regulated ATPase YchF, which yields MSFAIGIVGLPNVGKSTLFRALTKKQVPAENFPFCTIDPNVGVVAVPDERLERLAAISKSEKIIPTTIEFVDIAGLVKGSHKGEGLGNKFLANIREVDAIAHVVRDFRAGNVIHVENRVDPEGDEEIIMLELAMADLATIERRLKDAAAGAKRGDKEALRSVSALEKVKTELDKGKPASGADLTRDERDATRELQLITAKPMLRVLNVDEGEVGRPASHENEVVISAKIESELAELAREDAQSMMADLGLNASGLDRLIAASYRLLNLITFFTSGPKETRAWTVENGSTAPQAAGKIHTDFEKGFIRAEVISFQDFIGCNGEAGAKEKGKMNLEGKEYIVKDGDVCHFRFAT from the coding sequence ATGTCATTCGCAATCGGCATTGTGGGCCTGCCCAATGTGGGCAAATCAACCCTGTTCCGCGCACTCACCAAAAAGCAGGTGCCCGCTGAAAACTTCCCGTTCTGCACCATAGACCCCAACGTGGGCGTGGTTGCGGTGCCTGACGAGCGGCTGGAAAGATTAGCCGCAATTTCCAAATCCGAAAAAATCATTCCAACCACCATTGAGTTCGTGGACATCGCGGGCCTGGTGAAAGGCAGCCATAAGGGCGAAGGGTTGGGAAACAAATTCCTCGCCAACATCCGCGAGGTGGACGCCATCGCGCACGTGGTGCGGGACTTCCGGGCGGGGAACGTGATCCATGTTGAGAACCGCGTTGATCCGGAAGGCGATGAGGAAATCATCATGCTGGAGCTTGCCATGGCAGACCTCGCCACAATTGAGCGCAGGCTCAAGGACGCGGCTGCGGGCGCAAAACGCGGGGACAAGGAAGCGCTCCGCTCGGTTTCGGCCCTGGAAAAAGTGAAAACAGAACTGGACAAGGGCAAGCCCGCATCCGGCGCTGATCTGACGCGCGATGAGCGCGATGCAACCCGCGAACTCCAACTCATCACCGCGAAACCCATGCTGCGCGTGCTGAACGTGGATGAGGGCGAGGTAGGGCGGCCTGCGTCCCATGAGAACGAAGTGGTGATCTCCGCAAAAATTGAATCCGAGCTCGCCGAGCTTGCGCGTGAGGATGCGCAGTCCATGATGGCTGATTTGGGGCTCAACGCTTCCGGGCTTGATAGGCTCATTGCCGCCTCCTACCGGCTGTTGAATCTCATCACTTTCTTTACGAGCGGGCCCAAAGAGACGCGTGCCTGGACCGTGGAGAATGGTTCAACCGCTCCCCAGGCAGCAGGCAAGATACACACGGACTTTGAGAAAGGCTTCATCCGCGCGGAAGTCATCTCCTTCCAGGACTTTATTGGCTGCAACGGGGAAGCAGGGGCCAAGGAAAAAGGCAAAATGAACTTGGAGGGCAAAGAGTACATCGTAAAAGACGGGGACGTGTGCCACTTCCGCTTCGCCACCTAG
- a CDS encoding DedA family protein — protein sequence MFQSLQTWFIDFILGPGGYPALFFYHLLVDTLVPGSPEAAAVAVWAAGLPVVASIAVMSAGNFAGNVLNYWIGHHGTRLVRKYFHIKQERLARAERWFDKFGGAVLLFSWLPVVGDTITFVPGIVRYSFAKFTVYVLAGKVIRYIGLYYLVRAVV from the coding sequence ATGTTCCAATCACTCCAAACCTGGTTTATAGACTTCATCCTGGGCCCGGGCGGGTACCCCGCCTTGTTCTTCTACCACCTCTTGGTTGACACGCTGGTGCCCGGCTCCCCGGAAGCCGCAGCTGTTGCCGTGTGGGCCGCAGGCTTGCCCGTGGTTGCGAGCATCGCAGTCATGAGCGCGGGAAACTTTGCCGGAAACGTGCTCAATTATTGGATCGGGCACCACGGGACGCGCCTGGTCCGCAAGTACTTCCACATCAAACAAGAACGCCTCGCGCGCGCCGAGCGGTGGTTTGATAAGTTCGGCGGGGCCGTGCTCCTGTTCTCTTGGCTCCCCGTTGTGGGAGACACAATAACGTTCGTGCCCGGCATTGTGCGGTACAGCTTTGCCAAATTCACGGTGTACGTGCTCGCCGGCAAAGTCATCCGCTACATCGGGCTCTACTATTTAGTCCGCGCTGTGGTGTAA
- the recA gene encoding recombinase RecA, with protein MPTKEDHEGKSLVIEEAVKQIKDRFGEGIIMRFGEATHMDVDAVSTGCLSLDMALGVGGVPRGRVIEIFGPEASGKTTLAQHIVAEVQKLGGTAAFVDAEHALDPDYARKIGVKVDDLLISQPDSGEQALDIVETLVRSNAIDIIVVDSVAALTPKAEIEGEMGDHHMGLQARLMSQALRKLTAIVSKSHTCVIFINQIRHKIGIMFGNPEVTPGGNALKFYASVRIEVRRAAQIKQGDKIIGNRVKAKVVKNKVAAPFQTTEFDIMYNQGISKEGDLLDVGVERGVIAKNGNSYSYEEEKLGVGRENAKQFLRGNPKLYEKIRKQVWDAFVKEKEV; from the coding sequence ATGCCAACCAAAGAAGACCACGAAGGCAAGAGCCTGGTGATTGAGGAGGCTGTAAAACAAATAAAAGACCGGTTCGGCGAGGGCATTATCATGCGCTTCGGGGAGGCAACGCACATGGACGTGGACGCAGTTTCAACCGGGTGCCTTTCCTTGGACATGGCTTTGGGCGTGGGCGGCGTGCCGCGCGGCAGGGTCATAGAAATCTTCGGGCCCGAGGCAAGCGGCAAGACCACGCTTGCCCAGCACATTGTGGCGGAAGTGCAGAAGCTCGGGGGCACGGCCGCGTTCGTTGACGCGGAGCACGCGCTTGACCCGGACTATGCGCGCAAGATCGGCGTGAAGGTTGATGACCTGCTCATTTCACAGCCAGACTCCGGGGAGCAGGCTTTGGATATTGTGGAGACGCTCGTGCGATCAAACGCCATTGACATCATCGTGGTGGACAGCGTTGCCGCGCTGACTCCGAAAGCGGAAATTGAAGGGGAGATGGGAGACCACCACATGGGCTTGCAGGCGCGCCTCATGTCCCAGGCATTGCGCAAGCTTACGGCAATCGTGTCCAAGAGCCACACGTGCGTCATTTTCATCAACCAGATCAGGCACAAGATCGGCATCATGTTCGGCAATCCGGAGGTGACTCCCGGCGGCAACGCGCTCAAGTTCTACGCGTCCGTGCGCATTGAGGTGCGCCGAGCCGCGCAGATCAAGCAGGGGGACAAGATTATCGGCAACCGCGTTAAAGCAAAGGTGGTCAAGAACAAAGTGGCAGCCCCGTTCCAGACCACGGAGTTTGACATCATGTACAACCAGGGAATTTCCAAAGAAGGGGATCTTTTGGATGTGGGCGTGGAACGCGGGGTGATTGCGAAGAACGGAAATTCCTACTCCTACGAGGAAGAGAAGCTGGGCGTTGGCCGCGAGAATGCCAAGCAGTTCTTGCGCGGAAATCCCAAACTGTACGAGAAGATCAGGAAGCAGGTGTGGGACGCGTTCGTGAAGGAAAAAGAGGTGTAA
- a CDS encoding helix-turn-helix domain-containing protein: MASFVSKPILTSQTIGEQLCKAREGAGLSLADLSRTLRIKAAYLEAIELGSYSELPGEIYALEFTRRYAAALRMDPGRAVERHRLERAAAIPPKQAWHAFHRQPLMRFKAQRLFRAGAACVGAGAIVYAFVFGRAFFGPPELEIATPGKYQEIGDFRVVVQGQARGAQQVLLNGELVQVQRDGSFTQALTLPRGYHVLRITALGRGGRAATEFRVVRVRADAPDNLVLHNNN; the protein is encoded by the coding sequence ATGGCTTCATTCGTGTCAAAACCAATACTCACGAGCCAGACCATCGGAGAGCAGCTCTGCAAAGCGCGCGAAGGCGCGGGGCTTTCGCTTGCCGACCTCTCGCGCACTCTGCGCATCAAAGCCGCGTACCTTGAGGCCATTGAGCTCGGTTCCTACTCGGAACTGCCCGGCGAGATTTACGCGCTTGAGTTTACCAGGCGCTACGCAGCAGCGTTGCGCATGGATCCGGGCCGGGCCGTGGAACGGCACCGGCTGGAGCGCGCAGCGGCTATACCCCCCAAGCAGGCCTGGCACGCGTTCCACCGGCAGCCTCTAATGCGCTTTAAGGCGCAGCGGCTGTTCCGCGCCGGCGCCGCTTGCGTGGGCGCTGGTGCTATCGTGTATGCCTTTGTGTTCGGAAGGGCGTTTTTCGGGCCGCCCGAGCTTGAGATCGCAACGCCTGGGAAGTATCAAGAAATCGGGGATTTCAGGGTCGTGGTGCAGGGCCAGGCCCGCGGCGCGCAACAAGTGCTTTTGAACGGAGAGCTGGTCCAAGTGCAGCGGGACGGCTCCTTCACCCAAGCCTTGACCCTGCCGCGCGGCTACCATGTACTGCGCATCACTGCTCTGGGCCGCGGGGGCCGCGCGGCCACGGAATTCCGGGTAGTACGGGTGCGCGCTGATGCCCCGGACAACTTGGTTTTGCATAACAATAATTGA
- a CDS encoding 30S ribosomal protein S18, whose protein sequence is MPVPQQQTKEKGCFICKNTIKDIDYKDVDLLKRFTTAYGKIMPKKRSGTCAKHQRVIANAVKNSRIMGFMPFVVE, encoded by the coding sequence ATGCCCGTACCACAACAGCAAACTAAGGAAAAAGGGTGCTTTATCTGCAAGAACACCATCAAGGACATTGATTACAAAGACGTTGATTTGCTGAAGCGCTTTACCACGGCCTACGGCAAGATCATGCCCAAGAAGCGCTCCGGCACCTGCGCCAAGCACCAGCGCGTAATCGCGAACGCCGTCAAGAACAGCCGCATCATGGGCTTTATGCCGTTTGTGGTTGAATAG
- the polA gene encoding DNA polymerase I — MAKIQKKFIIIDGNALLHRAWHALPPLTTKDGTLVNAVYGFASIMLNIVREFKPDYGAVAFDPPGGTFRHERYREYKATREKQPDELYEQIPLVKEVARGFGFRIEEKEGYEADDVIGTLARQAAKHDLKTVIVTGDMDALQLVDANTVVYTIKRGINDTITYDVAGVREKHGFGPEKVVEYKALAGDSSDNIPGVVGVGEKTAKELLEKFDSLDEIYAYVEKQGTTPSPPPQRGGGIKEAVAKKLLASKDNAYLSRDLATIRKDVNITFNLKDLAVAPAHEQDLLELFRKFEFRSLVSRAQEVFGGYSSRAAQGQGSLFSGGAKEAREDFEIREGYHLVDSKQAVASLLEKLAGAKALAVDTETDALGALTAGLIGISLAWKSGEAYYITAPYIAALKGVLEDPDVKKFGHNIKYDLEVFHRAGIKLSPLSFDSMIASYLLHPAGRSHSLDNLAFVELAHQMVPISDLIGPRGKGQLSMADVDASRVADYASEDADYTLRLSLKLAKELQEEGLGQVMRDIEMPLVPVLADMEEAGVKIDSKFLNEMSKALGRDIAKLEKKIFKATGVEFNVASPQQLKEVLFGKLGLSTKGIGKTKTGFSTAAGQLEKMIESHSVIPLILEHRELSKLKNTYVDALPRLVNRETGRVHTSFNQTVASTGRLSSSDPNFQNIPMRSELGRSIRKAFIAERGNVLLAADYSQIELRIVADLSGDKRLLEIFKQGKDIHTSTAAFVHQIPESQVTPEIRRTAKEVNFGILYGMGARGLSQRTGMPYKRAEEFIEKYFEEFSGVRDFIEENIALARFVETKFGRRLAIPDINSGVAQVAAAAERLATNMPVQGTAADIMKMAMIAIHADLPNVSPKSRMLLQVHDELVFEAPSKDVARISRFVQETMGSVAKLRVPLVAEVHSGKNWQEAH; from the coding sequence ATGGCAAAGATTCAGAAGAAATTCATCATTATTGACGGGAACGCGCTCCTGCACCGGGCGTGGCACGCTCTGCCGCCCCTCACCACCAAGGACGGCACCTTGGTGAACGCGGTGTACGGGTTTGCGTCCATCATGCTCAACATCGTGCGTGAGTTTAAGCCTGACTACGGGGCGGTCGCGTTTGACCCGCCCGGGGGCACGTTTCGGCACGAGCGCTACCGCGAGTACAAGGCAACCCGCGAAAAGCAGCCGGATGAGCTGTACGAGCAGATTCCCCTGGTCAAAGAGGTGGCGCGCGGCTTCGGGTTTCGCATTGAAGAGAAGGAAGGGTACGAGGCTGATGACGTGATCGGCACCCTGGCCCGCCAGGCCGCGAAGCACGATCTCAAGACCGTGATTGTGACCGGGGACATGGACGCCCTGCAGCTGGTTGACGCGAACACCGTGGTGTACACCATCAAGCGCGGCATCAACGATACCATCACCTATGACGTTGCCGGGGTCAGGGAAAAGCACGGGTTCGGCCCGGAGAAAGTGGTGGAGTACAAGGCCCTTGCAGGGGATTCGTCCGACAACATTCCGGGGGTTGTCGGAGTCGGGGAGAAGACCGCAAAAGAGCTTCTGGAAAAATTTGATTCCCTGGACGAGATTTACGCGTATGTGGAAAAGCAGGGCACCACCCCCTCGCCCCCTCCTCAAAGAGGAGGGGGAATTAAGGAAGCTGTTGCCAAGAAGCTTCTGGCTTCAAAAGACAACGCCTACTTGTCGCGCGATTTGGCAACCATCAGAAAGGACGTCAACATAACGTTCAACCTCAAAGACTTAGCGGTTGCGCCGGCCCACGAGCAGGACCTGCTGGAGCTGTTCCGCAAGTTTGAATTCAGGTCCCTGGTCTCGCGGGCCCAGGAGGTGTTCGGGGGCTACTCATCGCGCGCCGCACAGGGGCAGGGGTCTCTGTTCAGCGGGGGCGCAAAGGAAGCGCGCGAGGATTTTGAAATCCGTGAAGGATACCACCTGGTTGACTCAAAGCAGGCAGTTGCGTCATTATTGGAAAAACTTGCGGGCGCAAAAGCCCTGGCCGTTGATACGGAGACAGACGCGCTCGGCGCGCTCACCGCGGGCTTAATCGGCATCTCATTGGCGTGGAAGAGCGGGGAGGCGTACTACATTACGGCGCCATACATTGCCGCGCTCAAGGGCGTGCTGGAGGACCCTGACGTCAAAAAGTTCGGGCACAACATCAAGTATGACCTTGAAGTGTTCCACCGCGCCGGGATTAAACTTAGCCCTCTTTCATTTGATTCCATGATTGCCTCGTACCTCCTGCACCCCGCGGGCCGCAGCCACTCATTGGATAACCTTGCGTTCGTGGAGCTCGCGCACCAGATGGTGCCCATCTCGGACCTCATTGGCCCGCGCGGCAAAGGCCAGCTCTCCATGGCAGACGTGGACGCATCTCGGGTCGCGGATTACGCTTCCGAGGATGCGGACTACACCCTGCGGCTTTCTCTGAAGCTCGCCAAAGAGCTGCAGGAGGAGGGCCTTGGCCAGGTGATGCGGGACATTGAGATGCCCCTGGTGCCGGTTTTGGCGGACATGGAAGAGGCCGGGGTCAAGATTGATTCAAAATTTTTAAACGAAATGTCAAAGGCGTTGGGACGGGACATTGCAAAGCTTGAAAAAAAGATTTTCAAGGCAACGGGCGTTGAGTTTAACGTGGCATCCCCGCAGCAGCTCAAAGAGGTGCTTTTCGGTAAACTCGGCCTTTCCACAAAAGGCATCGGAAAAACCAAGACCGGATTTTCCACGGCAGCCGGGCAACTTGAAAAGATGATAGAGAGCCACTCCGTGATTCCGCTCATCTTGGAGCACCGGGAATTGTCAAAACTCAAGAATACGTATGTGGATGCCTTGCCCAGGCTTGTCAACAGAGAGACCGGCCGCGTGCACACGAGCTTCAACCAGACAGTGGCGTCAACCGGCCGCTTGTCGTCATCCGACCCAAATTTTCAGAATATTCCCATGAGATCCGAGCTCGGCCGCTCCATCCGCAAAGCGTTCATCGCGGAGCGCGGGAATGTGCTCCTTGCCGCTGACTACTCCCAGATTGAGCTGCGGATTGTAGCGGATTTGTCCGGGGACAAGCGCTTGCTTGAGATTTTTAAGCAGGGCAAGGACATCCATACCTCCACTGCCGCGTTTGTGCACCAGATTCCGGAATCACAGGTCACGCCCGAGATCCGGCGGACCGCCAAGGAAGTGAACTTCGGCATTCTCTACGGCATGGGAGCGCGGGGCCTTTCCCAGCGCACGGGCATGCCATACAAGCGGGCCGAGGAGTTCATTGAAAAGTATTTTGAAGAATTTTCAGGGGTGCGTGATTTTATTGAGGAGAACATTGCTTTGGCGCGATTCGTGGAAACCAAGTTCGGCCGCAGGCTCGCCATTCCGGACATCAACTCCGGGGTGGCGCAGGTGGCTGCCGCAGCCGAGCGCCTGGCAACCAACATGCCGGTGCAGGGCACTGCGGCTGACATCATGAAAATGGCCATGATCGCGATTCACGCTGATTTGCCGAACGTCAGCCCGAAGAGCAGGATGCTTTTGCAGGTGCACGATGAGCTGGTGTTTGAGGCGCCCTCCAAGGACGTTGCGCGGATCTCGCGGTTTGTGCAGGAGACTATGGGGTCGGTGGCGAAACTGCGCGTGCCGTT
- a CDS encoding single-stranded DNA-binding protein: MDLNKVMLIGNITQDPEVRTTPTGISVTSFGLATNLVWTDQQGQKQEKAEFHNIVAWRKLAEIIGQYLHKGSKVYIEGRLQTRSWDDQSGNKRYRTEVVADNMIMLDRKGQNTGPSNSEPSYAQPEPPVANKPQSTEEEISVEDIPF; this comes from the coding sequence ATGGACCTCAACAAAGTCATGCTCATCGGCAACATCACCCAGGACCCGGAAGTGCGCACCACGCCGACCGGCATTTCGGTCACGAGCTTTGGCCTCGCCACCAATCTGGTATGGACCGATCAGCAAGGACAGAAACAGGAGAAAGCCGAATTCCACAACATTGTCGCGTGGCGCAAGCTTGCGGAAATCATAGGGCAGTACTTGCACAAAGGCTCCAAGGTGTACATTGAAGGCCGCCTGCAGACCCGCAGCTGGGACGACCAGTCCGGCAACAAGCGCTACCGCACCGAGGTGGTTGCGGACAACATGATCATGTTGGACCGCAAAGGACAGAATACCGGGCCTTCCAATAGCGAGCCGTCCTATGCGCAGCCCGAGCCTCCGGTTGCGAACAAGCCCCAGAGCACCGAAGAAGAAATCAGCGTTGAAGACATACCATTTTAA
- a CDS encoding DUF87 domain-containing protein, protein MPFSSKSKQRAYQREYQRRRRKEKSSAYGYDEEAPISPAIKMAIIIIILLVAATLSVLSFFDLAGPFGVQGRAALSRLFGWGAYAFPVVLAVISLLLLKEIQYQLNKWQIVGVILFFGALLGVLHHAAGFSDVRAAAGAGEGGGYVGFALLYPFSEIAGYWGAWVFLVGIGAIGILLSLSSFLFGAGEPVDEEGGEEEEVPGELDAAPSQGLVGRLLERMRVWKYRREYGSDGVPQEEPERLGGEPAGAPPALREDAEQQEMFPGEEVGASEEQAVVTKRARKRVVIPIDLLEPSTEKPSATDIDSTRDKIQKTLATFGIIVEMDDVNVGPTVTQYTLRPPVGVKLSRLTGLANELSLALAAHPLRMEAPIPGKSLVGLEIPNAAAAKVKLKDIMLSDAFKKRASNLTISLGKDVSGKAHVGDLGRMPHLLIAGSTGSGKSVAINTIIISLVYQNSPDDLKLVLVDPKKVELGAYNDIPYLLTPVITDVKKTVNALKWVVSEMERRYVLLSNRGKRNIDAYNAANKSETIPHIVFIIDELADLMAVAANEVEAAIVRLAQMARAVGIHLVLATQRPSVNVITGLIKANIPSRIAFAVPSQIDSRTILDTAGAEKLLGRGDMLFTASDANKPRRLQGAFLEDAEIERVVNFLKEEEGAVEYRDEIVEKQRGTTLLGGEYESAGSSEDDLYDEARDQVVAAGKASASLLQRRLRIGYARAARLLDILEGEGVIGPADGARPREILKGFGEQDSGFTEGEVPDGSVDAAEDETIIR, encoded by the coding sequence ATGCCATTTTCCAGCAAATCAAAACAAAGAGCCTACCAGCGCGAGTACCAGCGCAGGCGCAGAAAAGAAAAAAGCTCTGCATATGGCTACGATGAGGAGGCGCCTATTTCTCCGGCCATAAAAATGGCCATTATTATCATCATCCTCTTAGTGGCGGCAACCCTGTCCGTGCTTTCGTTTTTTGACCTTGCGGGTCCGTTCGGGGTGCAGGGGAGGGCAGCGCTCTCGCGGCTTTTCGGCTGGGGCGCGTACGCGTTTCCGGTTGTATTGGCGGTTATTTCGCTTCTGCTCTTGAAGGAAATCCAGTACCAGCTTAATAAGTGGCAGATCGTGGGAGTGATCCTCTTCTTCGGCGCGCTGCTCGGGGTGCTGCACCATGCGGCCGGATTTTCGGATGTGCGTGCCGCCGCGGGAGCGGGTGAGGGAGGTGGGTATGTGGGATTCGCATTGCTGTATCCTTTCAGTGAGATTGCGGGGTATTGGGGGGCCTGGGTGTTTTTGGTCGGCATTGGCGCCATTGGCATCCTGCTCTCGCTTTCCAGTTTCTTGTTCGGCGCGGGTGAGCCTGTTGATGAGGAAGGCGGGGAAGAAGAGGAAGTTCCGGGCGAACTTGACGCCGCTCCATCGCAAGGACTCGTGGGGCGCCTGCTTGAGCGCATGCGCGTGTGGAAGTACCGCAGGGAGTACGGTAGCGATGGCGTTCCGCAGGAAGAGCCTGAAAGGCTGGGCGGGGAGCCAGCCGGGGCCCCTCCGGCGCTGCGCGAGGATGCCGAACAGCAGGAAATGTTCCCGGGCGAGGAAGTAGGCGCTTCCGAAGAGCAGGCCGTAGTCACCAAGCGCGCGCGCAAGCGCGTGGTTATTCCCATTGATTTGCTTGAGCCAAGCACCGAGAAGCCGAGCGCCACGGACATAGACTCAACGCGCGACAAAATCCAGAAGACCCTGGCAACGTTCGGCATTATCGTGGAGATGGATGACGTGAATGTGGGCCCGACCGTGACGCAGTACACCCTGCGGCCTCCGGTCGGCGTGAAGCTTTCGCGCCTGACGGGCCTTGCCAACGAGCTCTCGCTCGCCTTGGCCGCGCACCCGTTGCGCATGGAAGCCCCCATCCCGGGCAAGTCCCTGGTGGGGCTTGAGATTCCGAACGCAGCAGCCGCTAAGGTCAAGCTCAAGGACATTATGCTCTCGGACGCGTTCAAGAAGCGCGCCTCAAACCTCACCATCAGCCTGGGCAAGGACGTGTCCGGCAAGGCGCACGTCGGGGACCTCGGCCGCATGCCGCACCTGCTCATTGCGGGCTCAACTGGATCCGGCAAGAGCGTTGCCATCAACACCATCATTATAAGCCTGGTGTACCAGAACTCGCCGGATGACCTGAAGCTCGTCTTGGTTGACCCCAAGAAAGTTGAGCTCGGAGCATACAACGACATTCCGTACCTCCTGACGCCGGTCATCACGGACGTAAAAAAGACCGTGAATGCGCTCAAGTGGGTGGTTTCCGAAATGGAGCGCAGGTACGTGCTGCTCTCAAACCGCGGCAAGCGCAACATAGACGCGTACAACGCGGCCAACAAGAGCGAAACCATCCCGCACATCGTGTTTATTATAGACGAACTGGCCGATTTGATGGCGGTCGCGGCCAATGAGGTTGAGGCGGCCATCGTGCGCTTGGCGCAGATGGCGCGCGCTGTGGGGATCCATTTAGTGCTCGCTACCCAGCGGCCGAGCGTAAACGTCATCACAGGCCTCATCAAGGCCAACATCCCCTCCCGGATCGCGTTTGCCGTGCCCTCGCAGATTGATTCGCGCACTATATTGGACACCGCGGGCGCGGAAAAGCTTTTGGGCCGTGGCGACATGCTCTTCACGGCCTCGGACGCGAACAAGCCGCGCCGCTTGCAGGGCGCGTTCCTTGAGGACGCGGAAATTGAGCGCGTGGTGAATTTCCTGAAAGAAGAAGAGGGCGCGGTTGAGTACCGCGACGAGATCGTTGAAAAACAGCGGGGCACTACCCTGCTTGGCGGGGAGTACGAGAGCGCGGGAAGCTCTGAAGATGATTTGTACGATGAAGCGCGCGATCAGGTGGTGGCTGCCGGAAAGGCGTCCGCTTCGCTCCTGCAGCGCCGGTTGCGCATTGGTTATGCCCGCGCCGCGCGCTTGCTGGATATTTTGGAAGGGGAGGGAGTCATCGGCCCCGCAGACGGCGCCCGGCCGCGCGAGATTCTCAAAGGCTTCGGGGAGCAGGATTCCGGGTTTACCGAAGGGGAAGTGCCGGATGGCTCCGTGGACGCCGCTGAAGATGAAACAATAATCAGGTAG
- a CDS encoding type II toxin-antitoxin system HicB family antitoxin — protein sequence MKARVHATHRNARLPLVVEKDEAGLYVVECPVFEGCYSQGKTLDEALKNIREVIALVLEERKNRTLLRSYCLV from the coding sequence ATGAAGGCACGGGTCCATGCAACGCATCGCAACGCGCGGTTGCCCCTGGTTGTTGAAAAAGACGAGGCTGGATTGTATGTGGTTGAGTGCCCGGTTTTTGAGGGCTGCTACAGCCAAGGCAAAACGCTGGATGAGGCCCTCAAAAATATCCGCGAGGTCATTGCGCTGGTTTTGGAGGAAAGGAAGAACAGGACACTGTTGCGATCGTACTGCCTGGTTTAA